In a genomic window of Octadecabacter temperatus:
- a CDS encoding DEAD/DEAH box helicase: MKQALADAIKARGYETLTPVQEACSDPALEGKDLLVSAQTGSGKTLGFGIAIAPSLLGDSEKFDRAGAPLALVIAPTRELALQVKRELAWLYEKTGAVIASTVGGMDMRDERRALERGAHIVVSTPGRLRDHIMRKSINLNALKAVVLDEADEMLDLGFREDLEFILEQSPEDRQTLLFSATVPASIAKLAQRYQKDAQRVATTTGEKQHADIEYRAFNVSPRDGENAIINVLRYYEAPNAIVFCNTRATVNRMTTRLSNRGFSVVALSGELSQAERTNALQAMRDGRARVCVATDVAARGIDLPNLELVIHAELPSNQDTLLHRSGRTGRAGRKGVSALIAPPAVRKKAERLLGWAKLTATWADAPSADEVRAKDEERMLEDTDWSPEVDGSAQSMVTTMAERFAPEQLAAAYLRLYREKHTAPEELSAPSAPAKPREAFGKSVWFSLPGGREAGAEPRRLLPMICKMGNITKDDIGAIRIQPNESYIEVRETALKTLTDALGGDMTLENGAPLTRVEKLPVFERGAPRKDFKSRDKAPHRGKDGDKPHHKSKGTTKPVDWNDEREPRAKKPKGGAKPHGGKPKFDKNKSSDDTIESYKPRKPRDGKPYAGKSDGKPTGKPYAGKGGGKPAGKDGGGAPKVGKPSSKKNRARALAAKGGNAAPRKPRTKS; the protein is encoded by the coding sequence GTGAAACAGGCTCTTGCTGATGCCATCAAAGCGCGTGGCTACGAAACGCTGACCCCCGTCCAAGAGGCGTGTTCCGATCCTGCGCTGGAAGGCAAAGACCTTCTGGTCTCTGCGCAAACCGGTTCTGGTAAAACACTTGGCTTTGGCATCGCGATTGCGCCAAGCCTGCTGGGTGACAGCGAAAAGTTTGACCGCGCAGGCGCACCACTGGCATTGGTCATCGCACCGACACGCGAATTGGCCCTGCAGGTTAAGCGGGAACTGGCGTGGCTGTACGAGAAAACGGGTGCCGTGATTGCATCCACCGTTGGCGGCATGGACATGCGTGATGAACGACGCGCATTGGAACGTGGCGCACATATCGTTGTGTCCACACCGGGCCGTCTGCGCGACCACATCATGCGCAAATCCATCAACCTGAACGCCCTTAAAGCGGTTGTTCTGGATGAAGCGGATGAAATGCTCGACCTTGGGTTTCGCGAAGATCTTGAATTCATCCTCGAACAATCCCCGGAAGACCGCCAGACGCTGCTATTCTCGGCGACTGTCCCTGCGTCCATCGCCAAGCTTGCACAGCGCTACCAGAAAGACGCACAGCGCGTGGCGACTACGACAGGTGAAAAGCAGCACGCGGACATCGAATACCGCGCATTCAACGTTTCACCACGTGACGGTGAGAACGCAATCATCAACGTTCTGCGTTACTATGAAGCGCCAAACGCAATCGTTTTCTGTAACACCCGCGCAACCGTGAATCGCATGACTACGCGCCTGTCCAATCGTGGATTTAGCGTTGTGGCCTTGTCTGGTGAGTTGTCACAAGCCGAACGCACGAACGCGCTTCAGGCTATGCGTGATGGCCGCGCCCGCGTCTGTGTGGCAACCGACGTTGCAGCCCGCGGTATCGATTTGCCAAACCTTGAATTGGTGATTCACGCCGAATTGCCATCAAACCAAGACACGCTTTTGCACCGTTCAGGTCGTACAGGCCGCGCTGGCCGCAAGGGTGTTTCTGCACTGATCGCGCCGCCAGCCGTGCGCAAGAAGGCTGAGCGTTTACTGGGTTGGGCAAAACTGACGGCAACATGGGCGGATGCCCCGTCTGCCGACGAAGTCAGAGCAAAAGACGAAGAGCGCATGCTCGAGGACACGGATTGGTCCCCTGAAGTCGACGGTTCGGCCCAATCAATGGTTACAACCATGGCTGAACGGTTCGCGCCGGAACAGCTTGCGGCGGCTTACCTGCGTCTTTACCGCGAAAAACACACAGCCCCTGAAGAATTGTCTGCACCGTCCGCCCCAGCGAAACCACGCGAAGCCTTTGGCAAATCCGTCTGGTTCTCGCTTCCCGGTGGCCGCGAAGCTGGTGCCGAACCGCGCCGTTTGCTGCCGATGATCTGCAAGATGGGCAACATCACCAAAGACGACATCGGTGCGATCCGCATTCAGCCAAACGAATCCTACATCGAAGTGCGCGAAACCGCCCTCAAGACGCTGACGGACGCACTCGGTGGGGATATGACGCTGGAAAACGGCGCCCCCCTCACCCGCGTTGAAAAGCTGCCGGTCTTTGAACGTGGCGCACCGCGTAAGGACTTTAAATCGCGCGACAAGGCCCCACACCGTGGCAAGGACGGCGACAAGCCGCACCACAAATCCAAAGGCACCACAAAGCCGGTGGATTGGAATGACGAACGCGAACCGCGCGCGAAAAAGCCAAAGGGTGGCGCGAAGCCACATGGTGGCAAACCAAAGTTCGACAAGAACAAGTCATCCGATGATACCATCGAATCCTACAAGCCGCGCAAGCCACGTGATGGCAAACCCTACGCTGGCAAGTCTGATGGGAAGCCTACCGGCAAGCCATACGCAGGTAAGGGCGGCGGTAAGCCGGCGGGCAAAGATGGCGGCGGCGCGCCAAAGGTGGGCAAACCGTCCAGCAAGAAAAACCGGGCACGCGCCCTTGCAGCCAAAGGCGGAAACGCCGCCCCACGCAAGCCACGCACAAAGTCCTAA
- a CDS encoding S41 family peptidase has product MGAGTGGTDMKRLLNQLWIVIGAVVVAFIVSWFIYMPDAEQRGAWRAQTGGSIITLNMLQAKLYSENSHSCVEQLTFPAHLKLVEFAEGATVSVEDDTLILRVDGALDATPYTRIDALPAPCEVADAASPRDVFDAMWTAMDEHYAFFDLHGVDWDARRALAPEPTAELDDTEIFDLIGQALEGLDDGHVQLGTPIGFFSPSEAPTWFTQDPFFTRDGYLIRADLTRAAHDTVGTPLTPVELTGIEYALLPDGIGYISIRHMGFDTPFGARSEPAMAQAFIQVADALAEANSIIIDLRYNPGGSDSVSFGVASHFVDQPLNVFTKTTRDGNGQTAPFTATLQPFDATPLTQPVIVLTSKLTGSAAEILTMAFREMPQVTVMGEATSGGLSDILGFKLPNGWDLGLSHQTYRTMDGSLYEAVGIPPDVPFTIEAPPLMRGEDPLLRAALAAARD; this is encoded by the coding sequence ATGGGCGCGGGTACTGGCGGCACTGACATGAAGCGCCTGCTTAACCAGCTTTGGATCGTGATCGGCGCGGTTGTCGTCGCGTTTATTGTGTCTTGGTTCATCTACATGCCAGACGCTGAACAACGCGGCGCTTGGCGGGCGCAAACTGGTGGTTCGATCATCACCCTCAACATGCTTCAGGCTAAGTTATATAGTGAAAACAGCCATTCATGCGTTGAGCAACTTACGTTTCCCGCCCACTTGAAGCTGGTCGAGTTCGCAGAAGGCGCGACTGTTTCGGTAGAAGACGACACCCTTATACTGCGCGTTGACGGTGCATTGGACGCGACGCCTTACACCCGTATCGACGCCCTGCCCGCGCCTTGCGAAGTGGCCGACGCCGCCTCGCCCCGCGACGTCTTCGACGCCATGTGGACCGCAATGGACGAACACTACGCTTTCTTCGACCTTCATGGCGTCGACTGGGATGCGAGGCGTGCATTAGCCCCCGAGCCGACTGCGGAATTGGACGACACAGAGATTTTCGATCTCATCGGCCAAGCGTTGGAAGGCTTGGACGATGGGCATGTTCAGCTTGGAACGCCGATCGGATTTTTCTCACCTTCCGAAGCGCCAACTTGGTTCACCCAAGACCCGTTCTTCACACGCGACGGCTACCTTATCCGCGCCGACCTGACACGCGCGGCTCATGATACCGTTGGCACCCCACTTACACCTGTTGAACTTACTGGCATCGAATACGCCCTACTTCCCGATGGCATTGGTTACATTTCCATCCGTCACATGGGGTTCGACACGCCATTCGGCGCACGCAGCGAACCGGCAATGGCGCAGGCGTTTATTCAGGTCGCCGATGCATTGGCCGAAGCAAATTCCATCATCATCGATCTGCGCTACAACCCTGGCGGTTCGGATTCGGTGTCATTTGGCGTCGCCAGCCACTTTGTCGACCAACCCCTTAATGTGTTTACCAAAACAACACGGGACGGGAATGGGCAAACCGCCCCGTTCACAGCCACGTTGCAACCGTTTGACGCGACACCCCTCACCCAACCAGTGATCGTCCTCACCAGCAAGCTCACAGGCTCTGCCGCTGAGATCTTGACCATGGCCTTTCGTGAAATGCCGCAGGTTACGGTCATGGGCGAAGCCACGTCAGGCGGGTTATCGGACATTTTGGGTTTCAAACTGCCGAACGGCTGGGACTTAGGCCTGTCGCATCAAACCTACCGCACGATGGATGGATCACTTTACGAGGCTGTTGGCATCCCGCCTGATGTCCCGTTTACGATCGAAGCGCCCCCACTCATGCGAGGCGAAGACCCCCTTCTACGCGCTGCACTCGCAGCCGCACGGGACTAA
- a CDS encoding pyridoxamine 5'-phosphate oxidase family protein, translating to MGIQTDKLNRSFRAFIEKQFLFFVATAAPTGRVNVSPKGLDCLKILSDKQLVWLNLTGSGNETAAHVAQSPRMTMMFSSFEGDPLTLRVYGTARVVHPRDADWTALLAHFPDYAGARNIFTLDIDLVTTSCGTSVPEVEVTRTRADKDMEPWYAEMGPEGVDKFWHKKNVKSVDGFETGIFEDME from the coding sequence ATGGGAATTCAAACAGATAAACTGAACAGATCGTTCCGCGCGTTCATCGAAAAGCAATTTCTATTTTTTGTCGCCACAGCAGCCCCGACCGGTCGCGTCAACGTCTCACCCAAGGGGCTAGATTGCCTGAAAATTCTGTCTGATAAACAGCTGGTATGGTTGAACTTGACGGGCAGCGGCAATGAAACGGCCGCCCACGTCGCACAATCCCCGCGCATGACAATGATGTTCAGCTCGTTTGAAGGTGATCCACTGACGCTGCGTGTCTATGGCACTGCACGTGTTGTTCACCCTCGCGATGCGGATTGGACCGCCCTCCTCGCGCACTTCCCAGACTATGCGGGCGCACGCAATATTTTCACCTTGGACATTGATCTGGTTACGACCTCATGTGGCACAAGCGTTCCCGAAGTTGAGGTCACCCGAACCCGTGCAGATAAAGACATGGAGCCTTGGTATGCTGAAATGGGCCCAGAGGGCGTCGACAAGTTCTGGCATAAGAAGAACGTCAAAAGCGTCGATGGCTTTGAGACAGGGATTTTTGAAGATATGGAATAA
- a CDS encoding histidine phosphatase family protein produces the protein MTYPELYILRHGQTEWNAEDRMQGWLNSPLTPKGEMDAARQGEILRDLDLTGFEFWSSPSGRAVQTAGIACGPLAEAVHTDTRLREIGVGDWAGRLRAELPQGTGDDPYMAQYEMAPNGEGLAAVEARCLSFLSEMKRPTVLITHGITSRVIRSIVVGKDALANPSIHGGQGCVYHLKGGTQKMLT, from the coding sequence ATGACATATCCAGAACTTTATATCCTGCGCCACGGCCAGACCGAGTGGAATGCAGAAGACCGCATGCAAGGTTGGCTAAATTCACCCCTTACGCCCAAAGGTGAGATGGATGCCGCGCGGCAGGGCGAGATCCTGCGCGACCTAGACTTAACGGGTTTTGAATTTTGGTCCAGCCCATCGGGTCGTGCGGTGCAAACTGCTGGCATTGCTTGTGGCCCCTTGGCCGAGGCCGTGCATACCGACACTCGCCTGCGTGAGATTGGCGTCGGTGATTGGGCAGGGCGCCTGCGCGCCGAGCTGCCACAAGGCACGGGGGATGATCCCTATATGGCGCAATATGAGATGGCCCCGAACGGTGAGGGGCTGGCAGCGGTTGAGGCGCGATGCCTTTCGTTCTTGTCTGAAATGAAACGCCCTACAGTTCTGATAACCCATGGAATTACCAGCCGCGTGATCCGTTCCATCGTTGTTGGAAAGGACGCTTTGGCCAACCCAAGCATCCACGGCGGGCAGGGTTGTGTGTATCATTTGAAGGGCGGCACACAAAAGATGCTCACATAG
- a CDS encoding dipeptidase, translating into MSLDAVLTKIDDDLDASLDRLMGLLKLQSVSTDPAYKDEVNKAADWLVEDLKSLGVDASKRDTPMHPMVVGHVGNSGPHLLFYGHYDVQPVDPIELWDHDPFAPFIEDRDGKKVIRGRGTSDDKGQLMTFMEACRAWIAVHGELPCRITFLFEGEEETGSPSLVPFMEANADELKADLALICDTGMVAQGVPSIASQLRGMLKEEFVLHGPAMDLHSGHYGGPAVNPLKEISRIIASFHDDDGRVTIDGFYDDVIEIGDNLKAQWKTCGFDEAEYMQNAGLTESAGEKNYSILEQQWSRPTLEINGLWGGYQGAGSKTVIPADAHCKITCRLVGDMDPDKIRIALRKHVESQLRLGTSVTWDNDLEGAPASVMNTDRPEFEQARQALSNEWDREAVFVGMGGSIPIAGHFKTVLDMDAMLIGFASEDDRIHSPNEKYDVEAFHKGTRSWARVLAALT; encoded by the coding sequence ATGTCATTAGATGCAGTCCTTACCAAAATTGATGATGATCTCGATGCGTCCCTTGATCGCCTGATGGGGCTGCTAAAGCTACAGTCCGTGTCCACCGATCCTGCCTACAAAGACGAGGTTAACAAGGCTGCAGACTGGCTTGTGGAAGACCTAAAATCGCTTGGCGTGGACGCCTCCAAACGCGACACCCCGATGCACCCAATGGTCGTTGGGCATGTCGGGAACTCTGGCCCACACTTGCTGTTTTACGGTCACTACGACGTGCAACCCGTTGATCCTATTGAACTATGGGATCACGACCCCTTTGCGCCCTTCATCGAAGATCGAGACGGCAAAAAGGTCATTCGCGGCCGCGGCACGTCTGATGACAAGGGCCAATTAATGACCTTTATGGAAGCCTGCCGCGCGTGGATCGCCGTGCATGGCGAACTCCCCTGCCGCATCACGTTCCTGTTTGAGGGCGAAGAAGAAACCGGCTCCCCCAGCTTGGTGCCTTTCATGGAGGCCAACGCAGATGAGTTGAAAGCTGACCTCGCCCTGATCTGTGATACAGGCATGGTCGCCCAAGGCGTACCCTCCATCGCCAGCCAATTGCGCGGGATGTTGAAGGAAGAATTTGTCCTGCATGGCCCAGCCATGGATTTGCATTCCGGTCACTACGGCGGCCCCGCCGTGAACCCCCTCAAGGAAATCAGCCGCATCATCGCGTCCTTCCATGATGACGATGGCCGCGTAACGATTGATGGGTTTTACGACGACGTCATCGAGATTGGCGACAACCTTAAGGCGCAATGGAAAACATGCGGCTTCGATGAAGCCGAATACATGCAAAACGCGGGTCTTACCGAGTCTGCTGGCGAAAAGAACTATTCAATCCTCGAACAACAATGGTCCCGCCCAACGTTAGAAATCAACGGCTTATGGGGTGGCTATCAAGGTGCGGGGTCCAAAACCGTGATCCCAGCGGACGCCCATTGCAAGATCACCTGCCGCCTCGTTGGGGACATGGATCCGGATAAAATCCGCATCGCCCTACGCAAACACGTCGAAAGCCAGCTGCGCCTTGGCACGTCCGTCACTTGGGACAACGACCTTGAAGGCGCGCCAGCGTCAGTAATGAACACAGACCGCCCCGAATTTGAACAAGCCCGCCAAGCGCTGAGCAATGAATGGGACCGCGAGGCCGTCTTCGTCGGCATGGGCGGGTCCATCCCCATCGCTGGCCATTTCAAAACCGTGCTGGACATGGACGCGATGCTGATCGGCTTTGCGTCTGAGGACGACCGCATCCATTCACCCAATGAGAAATACGACGTTGAAGCGTTTCACAAAGGCACGCGTTCATGGGCGCGGGTACTGGCGGCACTGACATGA
- a CDS encoding D-amino acid dehydrogenase, which yields MKTIAVIGAGITGITTAYALMNRGFDVTVFDRNRYAAMETSFANGGQLSASNAEVWTQWSTIFKGLKWMTQRGAPLLVNPKPSWHKYSWMAEFMSNIPNYRKNTVETVRLAIAAREHLMSHAAKEGFDFSLEKRGILHVYDCKPDFDGAAKVNDMLKEGGLERHAVTADEMRELEPALKGEIYGGYYTESDFTGDIHSYAKGLGEACKKHGTTFKYGCYVETLTARERGGVDVGWTEASGNQSGHFDGIVICAGVRSRAFASMVGDRVNVYPVKGYSITVALDDEQSQAAAPWVSLLDDKAKIVTSRLGDNRFRVAGTAEFNGENRDIRDDRIQPLVKWVENLFPDVSTEHAIPWAGLRPMMPNMMPRVGPGKSSGVFYNTGHGHLGWTLSAATAEIVADSVLDASRSNAA from the coding sequence ATGAAAACAATCGCCGTTATCGGTGCCGGCATCACCGGAATAACCACCGCCTACGCCTTGATGAACCGTGGCTTTGACGTCACCGTGTTTGATCGCAATCGCTATGCTGCGATGGAAACGTCCTTTGCCAATGGCGGGCAACTGTCCGCATCAAACGCCGAAGTCTGGACCCAATGGTCCACGATTTTCAAAGGCCTCAAATGGATGACACAACGCGGCGCGCCGTTGCTTGTGAACCCGAAACCAAGCTGGCACAAATATTCTTGGATGGCGGAATTCATGTCCAACATCCCCAACTACCGCAAAAACACCGTTGAAACTGTGCGCCTCGCCATTGCCGCCCGTGAACATCTAATGTCACACGCGGCCAAGGAAGGCTTTGATTTTTCACTGGAAAAACGCGGCATCCTACACGTCTATGATTGCAAACCGGACTTCGACGGTGCTGCAAAAGTGAATGACATGCTCAAAGAAGGTGGTCTCGAACGCCACGCCGTCACCGCGGATGAAATGCGAGAACTCGAGCCTGCGTTGAAGGGCGAAATCTATGGCGGCTACTACACCGAAAGCGATTTTACCGGTGACATTCACAGCTATGCCAAGGGGCTTGGCGAGGCCTGTAAGAAACATGGCACAACGTTCAAATACGGCTGTTACGTCGAAACCCTAACAGCGCGTGAGCGCGGCGGCGTCGATGTCGGCTGGACCGAAGCCTCAGGTAACCAATCCGGTCACTTTGATGGAATCGTCATTTGCGCCGGCGTGCGTAGCCGTGCGTTCGCGTCGATGGTTGGGGACCGCGTAAACGTCTACCCTGTCAAAGGATATTCTATCACAGTCGCGCTGGACGATGAACAAAGCCAAGCAGCCGCGCCGTGGGTGTCTCTGCTGGATGACAAAGCAAAGATCGTGACCTCACGCCTTGGAGACAATCGTTTCCGCGTCGCTGGCACGGCCGAATTCAACGGTGAAAACCGCGACATCCGTGATGACCGCATTCAGCCGCTGGTGAAGTGGGTTGAGAATCTATTTCCAGACGTCAGCACGGAACATGCCATCCCCTGGGCTGGTCTGCGTCCGATGATGCCGAACATGATGCCGCGTGTCGGTCCGGGCAAATCTTCGGGCGTGTTTTACAACACAGGACACGGCCATCTGGGTTGGACGCTGTCCGCCGCCACCGCCGAGATCGTGGCCGACAGCGTGCTGGATGCATCGCGTTCAAACGCAGCCTAA
- the hemA gene encoding 5-aminolevulinate synthase: MDFDAKLDAALARLHEEGRYRTFIDIERKQGQYPHAIWTTPEGTQKDITVWCGNDYLGMGQHPVVLDAMHEAINATGAGSGGTRNISGTTVYHKRLEAELADLHAKEDALLFTSAYIANDATLSTLPRLFPGLIIYSDALNHASMIEGIRRNGGEKRIFKHNDLDDLRRVMAADDPAAPKLIAFESVYSMDGDFAPIKEICDIADEFGALTYLDEVHAVGMYGPRGGGIAERDGLMGRIDIINGTLAKAFGVMGGYIAASAKMCDAVRSYAPGFIFTTSIPPAVAAGAAASVAHLKVDQDLRDQHQTQAKILKTRLRGLGLPIIDHGSHIVPLIVGNPVHTQKLSDMLLQDHGMYVQPINFPTVPRGTERLRFTPSPVHGPKEMDALVKALDALWSHCALNRAELAG, from the coding sequence TTGGATTTTGACGCTAAACTTGATGCTGCTTTGGCCCGCCTTCACGAAGAAGGCCGCTACCGCACGTTTATCGATATTGAACGCAAGCAGGGCCAGTACCCGCATGCGATCTGGACGACGCCCGAAGGCACACAAAAGGACATCACTGTCTGGTGTGGCAATGACTACCTCGGCATGGGTCAACACCCTGTTGTGCTTGACGCAATGCACGAGGCGATCAATGCAACGGGCGCTGGTTCTGGCGGTACACGCAACATTTCCGGCACCACGGTTTACCACAAGCGCCTTGAGGCTGAATTGGCGGATTTGCACGCCAAAGAAGACGCGCTTTTGTTTACGTCTGCTTACATTGCGAACGATGCGACGCTGTCCACATTGCCGCGTTTGTTCCCAGGGCTGATCATTTATTCTGACGCGTTGAATCACGCCTCAATGATTGAGGGGATTCGCCGCAACGGTGGCGAAAAGCGCATCTTCAAGCACAACGATCTGGACGATCTGCGCCGGGTAATGGCCGCTGATGACCCCGCTGCACCTAAGCTGATCGCGTTTGAGTCGGTTTATTCGATGGACGGCGATTTCGCGCCGATCAAAGAAATTTGCGACATTGCTGATGAATTTGGCGCACTGACCTATTTGGACGAAGTCCACGCCGTTGGCATGTACGGTCCACGTGGAGGCGGTATAGCGGAACGTGATGGGTTGATGGGTCGTATCGACATCATCAACGGCACATTGGCTAAGGCGTTCGGCGTCATGGGTGGTTACATCGCGGCAAGCGCTAAGATGTGTGACGCTGTGCGTTCTTATGCACCCGGCTTTATCTTTACGACATCCATTCCACCTGCTGTTGCGGCGGGGGCGGCGGCGTCTGTTGCGCATCTGAAGGTCGACCAAGACCTGCGCGATCAGCATCAAACACAGGCGAAAATCCTTAAGACCCGTCTGCGCGGGCTTGGATTGCCGATCATTGATCATGGCAGCCACATTGTGCCGCTGATCGTGGGCAACCCTGTGCACACGCAAAAGCTGTCCGATATGCTGCTGCAAGACCACGGCATGTACGTCCAGCCCATCAATTTCCCGACGGTGCCACGCGGCACGGAACGTCTGCGCTTTACGCCGTCACCGGTGCATGGGCCAAAAGAAATGGATGCACTGGTTAAAGCACTGGACGCACTGTGGTCCCATTGTGCACTTAATCGCGCCGAACTCGCCGGTTAG
- a CDS encoding HU family DNA-binding protein, with protein sequence MATSSTKTATNTPKKATKTAAKSAPKVATKPVATAKAVATPAKAAVIPKATIVETVKPVVAGAPIKKPELIDRVMAETGMKKKDVKPVVEAMLAVLGRALTKGEDLTVPPLGKLMVKRTKEAANATIVTVKLRHPNNPGGPAKTVVGDEVI encoded by the coding sequence ATGGCCACTAGCAGTACAAAAACAGCGACAAATACGCCAAAGAAGGCCACGAAAACCGCTGCGAAGTCAGCGCCAAAAGTAGCAACGAAGCCAGTCGCGACAGCGAAAGCCGTGGCCACGCCAGCGAAAGCAGCCGTAATTCCGAAAGCCACCATCGTTGAGACTGTAAAGCCGGTTGTTGCCGGCGCGCCGATCAAAAAGCCTGAGCTTATTGATCGTGTGATGGCCGAAACGGGCATGAAGAAAAAAGACGTTAAACCTGTCGTTGAAGCCATGCTCGCGGTGTTGGGCCGTGCATTGACGAAAGGCGAAGATCTGACGGTTCCACCGCTTGGTAAACTGATGGTAAAGCGTACGAAAGAGGCGGCAAACGCGACGATTGTGACGGTGAAACTGCGTCACCCGAACAACCCAGGTGGCCCTGCGAAAACCGTTGTGGGCGATGAAGTTATCTAG